The following are encoded together in the Kwoniella europaea PYCC6329 chromosome 1, complete sequence genome:
- a CDS encoding GTP-binding protein LepA encodes MSSVLRAGRPCAACLRRLRASQSALQSTSTLSSSLQPSASTVSLRVPSKLAWTRAQRRLLSTSIRSEARATDIISKKRSLEMGEFPPERIRNLSIIAHIDHGKSTLADRLLQMTGTVPPSSNPQFLDKLKVERERGITVKAQTVSIIHEHTDGQKYLINLIDTPGHVDFSYEVSRSLGACEGGLLLVDCSQGIQAQTLSVFHHALEANLKLLPVINKVDLPHASPDETSDEIETSLGLPLKDHMRISAKSGLGVKNVLDNIIDNLPSPKRWIEDDGKLRGLIFDTFYDQFRGVVSLVRIFSGTLKKGDKVRFLQAGKRYEILEVGINNPEEVVVDQLKDGQVGYIVCNMKNSEEAFTGDTICWADKPVEPLPGFKPMKAMVYAGVFPMDSSDFPKLEESIERLTLNDRSVSVQRESSAALSQGFRLGFLGTLHMDVFKQRLEDEYSSEVIVTAPTVPYKVVYLNGTEGFVSNPVDFPEVTDSKLRVRHIEEPMINATIFVPNEYIGEMMDLCSRYRGVQQEYRILENSDRAILRYSLPLAEIVTDFFSELKSSSSGFASFDYEEAGYQQSNLVKLNILINGKPVDALAMIVHKFAAQNVGKAWVKKLKEVVPRQQFELSLQAAVGAKVIARENVSAFRKDVTAGLYGGHYDRKLKHLNKQKEGKKRLKKLAGNIEIPQTAFFQVLSSRPRSFHSSARSSSLGLNSHIPSIPIPPGLSPNNLLSTSFSSSSTSWHNTNDPITQNLPQPDPESPTIPAQPASAPPPIGRSPISPPERSSKLSLIGRLTSSPPPPEATSSKLSEAFQELYTSSPDSHVFTPGEIHEIISALLALQQREGGDRKLYAEQLQPLFRELEDIVGDKAKALRGMELTVLAQTSRIERKVKTQDILNAEKSFRSLFPTSPNQNDIKGTRSYQKGINHIMYLCALAGHQSRFEDWSMKLSRNEIIPDSHSYLTRCILAEKTGRIEDIPKILYGAFNQAELEMSEEDKGVLVNFAIHAFARGPHPRGADESDVDVDVNEDRLLQSAIEGYSKIVELDQGEYQNLLGTTTNGSFKQDGQVVIPIPEHCKPTRELFGPLLSALVNKRNIIGSLTVFKHIFENGFTPDIKDYTTLFKGFATYGQSDLIRGGGEAYRVFGINRYGSNDYGRNVERESFKDIWEKGLSPFTDQEKSFTAKPPKTHGSDGIEWDLENLQEIYLSFLSLSPSGMGNKTKGMNKKQLWIILKAFTKTSGGDLQIIEKVWKDLENKFGEGNEEGWIEWKVDNRLIWAKRTLFGEEN; translated from the exons ATGAGCTCAGTGCTTCGTGCAGGTCGGCCATGTGCCGCTTGCCTTCGCAGACTCAGAGCATCTCAATCAGCTCTACAGTCAACCAGCACCTTGTCAAGCTCACTGCAACCGTCAGCAAGTACCGTCAGCTTGAGAGTACCATCGAAGCTTGCCTGGACTCGAGCTCAAAGGCGACTCTTATCGACTAGCATACGTTCAGAAGCAAGAGCAACAGACAtcatatcgaagaagagatcattGGAGATGGGCGAATTCCCTCCGGAACGTATACG GAATCTCTCAATCATCGCTCATATAGATCATGGAAAGTCTACTTTGGCAGATCGTCTGCTACAG ATGACTGGAACTGTACCGCCTTCCTCGAATCCTCAATTTCTCGATAAACTAAAAgtggagagagaaaggggtATAACAGTGAAAGCTCAAACGGTATCGATAATACATGAACATACAGATGGTCAGAAGTACCTGATTAACCTGATTGATACGCCCGGTCATGTAGATTTCAGTTATGAGGTTTCGAGAAGTTTGGGAGCTTGTGAAGGTGGTTTGTTGCTGGTGGACTGTTCAC AGGGCATTCAAGCACAGACATTATCGGTATTTCATCATGCCTTAGAAGCCAACCTCAAACTATTACCTGTAATCAACAAAGTGGACTTACCGCATGCCTCGCCAGATGAGACAAGTGACGAAATCGAAACTTCCCTCGGACTACCTCTGAAAGACCATATGCGTATAAGTGCCAAATCAGGATTAGGAGTTAAGAATGTGTTAGATAACATCATCGATAATCTACCTTCACCCAAGAGAtggatagaagatgatgggaaatTACGAggattgatatttgatacTTT TTACGATCAGTTTCGAGGGGTTGTCTCGCTAGTTCGTATATTCTCGGGCACACtgaagaaaggagataaaGTTAGATTCCTCCAAGCTGGAAAGCGATATGAGATACTGGAAGTGGGAATTAACAATCCtgaggaagtggtggtggatcaaCTGAAAGATGGACAAGTAGG GTATATTGTTTGCAACATGAAAAACTCTGAGGAAG CGTTCACTGGAGATACGATATGCTGGGCAGACAAACCGGTTGAACCTCTTCCTGGCTTCAAGCCTATGAAAGCTATG GTTTACGCCGGTGTATTCCCGATGGACAGCTCAGATTTCCCGAAACTCGAAGAATCGATAGAACGA CTTACTCTCAACGATAGAAGTG TATCGGTACAACGAGAATCGTCCGCCGCTCTGAGTCAAGGTTTTCGACTAGGCTTTCTTGGTACGCTTCATATGGATGTCTT CAAACAACgactggaagatgaatattCCTCAGAGGTGATCGTGACTGCACCTACTGTGCCATACAAAG TGGTCTACCTGAATGGTACCGAGGGATTCGTTTCGAACCCAGTGGATTTTCCCGAAGTAACAGATTCGAAGTTGCGAGTCAGGCATATCGAAGAACCGATGA TCAATGCTACAATTTTCGTACCAAATG AATACATCGGCGAAATGATGGATTTATGTTCACGATATCGAGGTGTACAACAAGAATATCGTATCTTGGAAAACTCTGATCGAGCGATATTGAGATATTCATTGCCTCTAGCGGAGATCGTGACGGATTTCTTCTCAGAGTTGAAGAGCTCAAGTTCGGGATTCGCAAGTTTCGATTATGAAGAAGCAGGGTATCAGCAGTCTAACTTGGTCAAA CTCAATATTCTGATCAATGGTAAACCCGTTGATGCACTAGCTATGATCGTGCATAAGTTCGCTGCCCAGAATGTCGGTAAAGCCTGGGTAAAAAAACTCA AGGAGGTAGTACCCCGTCAGCAGTTCGAGCTTTCTCTTCAAGCTGCTGTCGGTGCCAAGGTGATAGCGAGAGAGAACGTCTCTGCGTTCCGAAAGGACGTGACTGCGGGACTGTacggag GACACTACGATCGAAAGCTAAAACACTTGAACaagcagaaagaaggtaaaaagCGACTCAAAAAATTAGCAGGAAACATTGAGATACCTCAAACCGCGTTCTTCCAAGTGCTTTCCTCTCGGCCAAGGTCATTCCACTCTTCGGCCCGATCCTCGTCTTTAGGGCTAAACTCGCATATCCCTAGCATACCTATACCTCCTGGCTTATCACCCAATAACCTTTTATCAACGtcgttctcatcttcgtccacTTCATGGCATAACACCAATGATCCAATCACTCAAAATCTCCCTCAACCCGATCCCGAATCACCCACCATACCTGCGCAACCAGCGTCTGCACCACCTCCCATTGGTCGATCTCCTATCTCACCTCCGGAAAGATCGTCCAAATTATCTTTGATCGGTCGATTgacctcttctcctccacctcccgaAGCGACCTCCTCCAAGCTATCCGAGGCATTCCAGGAATTGTACACTTCATCTCCCGATTCGCACGTCTTCACTCCTGGAGAGATCCACGAGATCATCTCTGCTCTTCTTGCTCTACAACAAAGGGAAGGTGGAGATCGTAAATTATATGCGGAACAACTACAACCGTTATTCAGGGAATTAGAGGATATAGTAGGAGATAAAGCGAAAGCTCTGAGAGGGATGGAACTTACAGTCTTAGCTCAAACATCACGAATAGAACGAAAAGTGAAAACCCAAGATATACTCAATGCTGAAAAGTCTTTTCGGTCTTTGTTCCCTACATCACCTAATCAGAATGATATCAAGGGAACGAGGAGCTATCAGAAAGGAATCAATCACATAATGTATTTATGCGCTCTGGCAGGACATCAAAGTAGATTTGAAGATTGGTCGATGAAATTATCCCGAAATGAAATAATCCCGGATAGTCACAGTTATTTGACTAGGTGTATTCTAGCTGAGAAGACGGGTAGAATAGAGGATATACCAAAAATCTTATATGGCGCTTTCAATCAAGCGGAGTTAGAGatgagtgaagaagataagggCGTATTGGTCAATTTTGCTATACATGCTTTTGCGAGAGGTCCACATCCACGAGGGGCTGACGAGTCTGACGTGGACGTGGATGTGAATGAGGATAGGCTTTTGCAGAGTGCTATCGAAGGATACTCGAAGATTGTCGAATTGGATCAAGGGGAATATCAAAACTTACTAGGCACGACTACCAACGGATCATTTAAACAAGATGGACAAGTAGTAATACCTATACCCGAACATTGCAAGCCGACTAGAGAATTATTCGGTCCACTACTATCTGCTTTAGTCAACAAAAGAAATATCATAGGAAGTTTGACAGTTTTCAAACATATATTCGAAAATGGCTTCACACCAGATATCAAAGATTACACCACTTTGTTCAAGGGATTCGCAACTTATGGTCAATCTGACCTAAtcagaggaggtggagaggCATATAGGGTATTTGGGATCAATCGATATGGGTCAAATGACTATGGTAGGAAtgttgaaagagagagtTTTAAAGATATTTGGGAAAAAGGTTTATCACCATTTACAGATCAAGAGAAATCATTCACTGCTAAACCACCTAAAACCCACGGTAGTGATGGGATAGAATGGGATTTAGAGAATTTGCAAGAAATATATCtatctttcttatccctTAGCCCCTCGGGGATGGGAAATAAGACCAAAGGGATGAATAAGAAACAACTTTGGATTATACTGAAAGCCTTTACGAAAACCAGTGGAGGTGATTTACAGATTATTGAGAAAGTATGGAAAGATCTGGAAAATAAGTttggagaagggaatgaagaaggttggatTGAATGGAAGGTTGATAATAGGTTGATATGGGCCAAAAGAACCTTGTTCGGGGAAGAAAATTAA
- a CDS encoding cysteine synthase, which yields MVAPLSARMFRATAVARPFARRTYATSVTGYGKEVEGFVGAVGNTPLIRLNRLSEETGSNILAKAEFMSPGGSIKDRAALYLVKDAEEKGLIRPGGTVVEGTAGNTGIGLAHVCRSKGYQCVIYMPDTQSQEKIDLLRMLGADVRPVPAVAFDNPQNYNHQAKRYAESLDNAVWTNQFDNTANRNAHILTTGPEIWEQTNGGKLDAFICSTGTGGTLAGVARYLTEKSDGKVEAWLADPPGSVLYNLVENGKLERVGNGSITEGIGQGRVTSNLQPDLSLLSGAIHVPDSASINMVYRLLHEEGLYVGASSALNVWAATELAKKKGKGSTVVTVLCDGAYRYQARLFSRVWLESKGLDSHIPEHLQKYIVLP from the exons ATGGTAGCCCCTCTCTCCGCTCGAATGTTTCGAGCTACGGCTGTCGCACGACCATTCGCTCGAAGGACCTATGCAACCTCTGTCACTGGATATGGAAAAGAGGTCGAGGGTTTCGTAGGTGCTGTAGGAAACACACCTTTG ATCCGACTTAATCGATTATCGGAAGAGACAGGATCCAACATCCTCGCAAAAGCCGAATTCATGTCACCTGGAGGATCGATCAAAGACCGAGCGGCACTCTATCTCGTTAAAGATGCAGAGGAGAAGGGACTCATCAGACCCGGTGGTACCGTAGTGGAAGGAACTGCAGGAAACACAGGTATAGGATTAGCTCATGTGTGTAGATCGAAAGGATATCAATGTGTGATTTACATGCCGGATACCCAAAGTCAAGAAAAGATTGATCTTTTGAGAATGTTGGGTGCAGATGTCAGACCTGTTCCCG CCGTCGCATTTGACAATCCCCAAAATTACAACCACCAAGCCAAACGATATGCCGAATCATTAGATAACGCCGTATGGACCAACCAATTCGACAATACCGCCAATAGGAATGCTCATATCCTCACTACCGGACCTGAGATATGGGAACAGACAAACGGTGGTAAATTAGATGCCTTCATCTGTTCGACAGGTACAGGTGGTACTCTTGCTGGTGTAGCTAGATACTTGACTGAGAAATCAGATGGTAAAGTGGAAGCTTGGTTGGCGGACCCTCCTGGAAGTGTGCTTTACAATTTGGTTGAGAATGGGAAATTGGAAAGAGTCGGAAATGGATCTATCACTGAGG GTATCGGACAAGGACGAGTAACTTCCAACCTCCAACCTGATCTCTCCCTTTTATCCGGTGCCATCCACGTCCCAGATTCAGCGTCTATCAATATGGTATACAGATTACTTCACGAGGAAGGTCTCTATGTCGGTGCATCGAGTGCTTTGAACGTATGGGCTGCAACGGAATtggccaagaagaaaggaaagggaagtaCGGTCGTGACTGTGCTTTGTGATGGTGCTTATCG ATACCAAGCCCGTCTTTTCTCTCGAGTATGGTTAGAATCCAAGGGTCTCGATTCCCATATCCCAGAACACCTCCAAAAATACATTGTCCTTCCGTAA